From a single Athene noctua chromosome 2, bAthNoc1.hap1.1, whole genome shotgun sequence genomic region:
- the LOC141956978 gene encoding transmembrane protein 14C-like, whose protein sequence is MEYDWLGFGYAALVAAGGVVGYAKAGSVPSLAAGLLFGGLAGLGAYQQSKDPKNVWLSLVASGTLSAVMGMRFYNSRKAMPGIIAGASLLMVGRVGLQMMEKPLKP, encoded by the exons ATGGAGTACGACTGGCTGGGCTTCGGCTACGCGGCGCTGGTGGCGGCGGGCGGCGTCGTCGGCTACGCCAAGGCAG GCAGTGTCCCTTCTCTAGCTGCTGGGCTTCTCTTTGGTGGCTTAGCAGGACTAGGTGCTTACCAGCAGTCCAAAGACCCAAAGAATGTGTGGCTTTCCCTCG TGGCGTCTGGAACCTTGTCTGCTGTTATGGGAATGAGATTTTACAACTCTAGAAAAGCAATGCCTGGGATAATTGCTGGTGCCAG TTTACTGATGGTTGGACGGGTTGGACTGCAGATGATGGAAAAGCCTCTTAAGCCTTAA